A single genomic interval of Stieleria maiorica harbors:
- the nusA gene encoding transcription termination factor NusA yields the protein MNPQDILRYVDSLHREKNIDTELVFSAIEAALQTAAKRQYGEDADIKVQLNRENGRIAASLDGEQLGDDQIGRIGAQTAKQVIIQKVREAERDSLMAEYREQIGDTVAGIIGRADGGVATVNLGNVEAILPRSEQIPGETLHAGERVRAVVFEVKATGNRVRVVLSRTRPQLVQRLFEQEIPELSEGVIAINSISREPGYRSKVAVSSEDSQVDPIAVCVGYRGSRIKAVREELAGEHIDVVRYSEDPEVLIPNALQPAEVEQVLLCDMIGRAIVLVQEDQLSLAIGRRGQNVRLASKLCGWDIEIMTGGELEEQIERAVEAFSQLEGMTPEISQVLVEQGYLSYDDLSVIEPDAFMEMSGLTEQQVDLIVNTAEAKAEEAEEAAAQERQARRERERLHKEAEAAGVMEPQPTPEAEAEAPTEAAGETEPDAAPSDGGSESAAMEEGEQNTPEEPPEPPTAESVSDDSEPADASEVKSPQEG from the coding sequence ATGAACCCACAAGACATTCTCCGATATGTCGATTCACTTCACCGCGAAAAAAATATTGACACCGAACTGGTGTTCTCGGCAATCGAGGCGGCTTTGCAGACCGCAGCAAAGCGACAATATGGCGAAGACGCCGATATCAAGGTTCAATTGAATCGCGAAAACGGACGCATCGCCGCTTCGCTCGATGGCGAACAACTCGGTGACGATCAGATCGGCCGAATCGGGGCCCAAACCGCCAAACAAGTCATCATCCAAAAGGTTCGAGAGGCCGAACGCGACTCGCTGATGGCGGAATACCGCGAGCAGATCGGAGACACCGTCGCAGGGATCATCGGTCGCGCCGACGGTGGCGTGGCGACGGTCAATCTGGGCAATGTGGAAGCGATCTTGCCGCGCAGCGAACAGATCCCCGGCGAAACCCTGCATGCCGGCGAACGGGTGCGAGCGGTGGTGTTCGAAGTGAAAGCGACCGGCAACCGAGTCCGCGTCGTCCTCAGCCGAACCCGACCTCAGCTGGTCCAACGGTTGTTCGAACAAGAGATCCCCGAACTGAGCGAGGGGGTGATCGCGATCAATTCCATCAGCCGCGAACCCGGCTACCGCAGCAAGGTCGCCGTCAGCAGCGAAGACAGCCAGGTCGACCCGATCGCTGTCTGTGTCGGCTATCGCGGCAGTCGTATCAAAGCCGTCCGCGAAGAATTGGCCGGGGAGCACATCGATGTCGTCCGCTACAGCGAAGACCCCGAGGTCCTGATCCCCAACGCCCTGCAGCCGGCCGAAGTTGAACAGGTGCTGCTGTGCGACATGATCGGCCGAGCGATCGTCTTGGTCCAAGAAGACCAACTGTCGCTCGCGATCGGTCGCCGGGGTCAAAACGTTCGACTGGCCAGCAAGCTCTGTGGCTGGGATATCGAAATCATGACCGGCGGCGAACTGGAAGAACAGATCGAACGTGCGGTCGAAGCATTTAGCCAGCTCGAAGGGATGACCCCCGAGATCTCTCAGGTCCTCGTCGAGCAGGGATATTTGTCTTATGACGATTTATCCGTCATCGAACCCGACGCTTTCATGGAAATGAGCGGGTTGACCGAGCAGCAGGTTGATTTGATTGTGAACACTGCCGAGGCAAAGGCAGAGGAAGCAGAAGAAGCGGCGGCACAAGAACGGCAGGCCCGCCGGGAACGTGAACGCCTGCACAAGGAAGCCGAAGCCGCCGGAGTGATGGAACCCCAACCCACACCGGAGGCAGAAGCCGAAGCTCCGACAGAGGCCGCCGGCGAAACCGAACCCGATGCCGCCCCTTCCGACGGAGGGAGCGAATCGGCCGCAATGGAGGAAGGGGAGCAAAACACGCCCGAAGAGCCGCCCGAGCCCCCCACTGCAGAGTCGGTTTCGGATGATTCCGAGCCCGCCGATGCATCGGAGGTTAAGTCGCCCCAGGAAGGCTAG
- the infB gene encoding translation initiation factor IF-2, protein MARIYALAKELNLDSKDLVDLVKKVGITGKGSALASLTDDEAQRVRDHLSGGAETAKAPAPASTATAVKESKPVAVREAVRPERKPVNLQSVPKGGGAAAKAPAESKPVAKPEPKLRAPAPLPPVSEPPAAATDETPAQSPDVRLPATSRRSSGLAGRVARGKEPGSPSSPQSLPAAETPAAKSPSKPEKAPAPPARKAEPAPPAKPTPPTRTAPPQRSAGPLAVRGNTGGAGRVRSLDNRSNGGGEGKKGEGKSKRREPRIAVNLASLPDAPPEVPAKAKGEPKAQKPEIKLSPDLIAGHKQGMKAPLEKLAAESDEQKRPSGKRGGLSGFTDKGKRGIEDDEKPRKKGLSGMAGVRQDRSGKRRRSGDLSRSYGRDDNRGQRRTLQHKGTNTAAPRKEPVQIELPCTVRSFSEAASIGVAQVLKALMGMGIMANINAELEYETAELIAAELDLELQLKESESLEDELITEIEELSDDPDALVTRPPIVTFLGHVDHGKTSLLDYLIGINVVSGEAGGITQHIRAYEIEKDGRSVTFVDTPGHEAFTEMRARGANVTDIAVLVVAADDGIMPQTEEAISHAKAAEVPIVVALNKIDLEGVDSNRVMTQLTEHQLTPSAWGGDVEVVPTSAITGAGMDELLETLLTIAELNEYTANPDRNALGVCLESEQQGDRGVVAKLVVQNGTLRVGDILVCGPTYGRVRAMTNTLTGEAMTEAGPSTPVSVMGLEDPPGAGDRFHVLEDITDAREIAASRADASSRQTLSGNTTAVSFENFQEMLQGGRLGQTEEKVKLNVIVRADVKGSLEAIDKELGKFDHPEVEIKVLQRSVGGITLADVTLASASNAVILGFNVIPDEQARSLADERDVQIRRYDVIYKLTDDIRAMIEGRLKPEERVVELGRALVKQVFSISRVGTIAGCYVAQGSIQRGCRIRVNRDGRTIGDYALDSLRRIKEDVKEVPRGMECGIRLQGFNDVKQDDVLEAYRIEEVARTLD, encoded by the coding sequence GTGGCACGCATTTACGCGCTCGCAAAAGAACTTAATCTCGATAGTAAAGATCTGGTTGATCTCGTTAAGAAAGTTGGCATCACCGGAAAAGGCTCGGCACTTGCCAGCCTGACCGATGACGAAGCCCAACGGGTGCGCGATCATCTAAGCGGTGGTGCCGAAACGGCAAAGGCACCCGCTCCGGCTTCAACCGCGACGGCAGTCAAAGAGAGCAAGCCCGTCGCCGTTCGCGAGGCCGTACGGCCCGAACGAAAGCCCGTGAATCTTCAATCCGTTCCCAAAGGCGGAGGTGCAGCAGCCAAAGCGCCCGCCGAATCCAAGCCCGTCGCCAAGCCGGAACCGAAACTGCGGGCCCCCGCCCCGCTGCCCCCGGTTTCCGAGCCGCCGGCTGCCGCCACAGACGAAACGCCCGCACAGTCCCCCGATGTGCGACTGCCGGCCACCAGCCGACGGAGCAGCGGGCTGGCCGGACGAGTCGCGCGGGGCAAGGAGCCCGGATCGCCGTCCTCCCCCCAATCACTGCCCGCCGCGGAAACGCCGGCAGCCAAGTCACCGAGCAAGCCGGAAAAAGCTCCCGCGCCGCCGGCCCGCAAAGCGGAACCGGCGCCGCCCGCCAAACCGACTCCGCCGACACGCACCGCACCCCCGCAACGCTCCGCAGGCCCGTTGGCCGTTCGTGGCAACACCGGCGGTGCCGGGCGAGTGCGCTCCCTGGACAATCGCTCCAACGGCGGCGGTGAAGGAAAAAAGGGCGAAGGAAAGAGCAAGCGTCGCGAGCCACGGATCGCCGTCAACCTCGCATCGCTGCCCGACGCCCCGCCCGAAGTCCCCGCCAAGGCCAAGGGTGAACCGAAGGCGCAAAAGCCCGAAATCAAACTCAGCCCCGATTTGATCGCCGGCCACAAACAAGGCATGAAGGCGCCGTTGGAAAAACTGGCCGCTGAATCGGACGAGCAGAAACGTCCGTCCGGAAAACGTGGCGGACTGTCTGGGTTCACCGACAAAGGCAAACGCGGCATCGAAGACGACGAAAAGCCTCGCAAGAAGGGGCTCTCCGGGATGGCCGGGGTTCGTCAGGACCGCAGCGGAAAACGTCGTCGATCCGGTGACCTGTCGCGGAGCTATGGCCGCGACGACAACCGCGGTCAACGCCGAACGCTGCAACACAAGGGGACCAACACCGCAGCACCGCGGAAGGAACCCGTCCAGATCGAACTGCCGTGCACCGTGCGGAGCTTCTCCGAAGCCGCCAGTATCGGTGTGGCCCAAGTCCTCAAAGCGTTGATGGGCATGGGAATCATGGCCAACATCAATGCCGAACTGGAATACGAAACGGCTGAATTGATCGCAGCCGAGCTCGACCTGGAACTGCAGCTGAAGGAATCCGAGTCTCTCGAAGACGAACTGATTACGGAAATCGAAGAGCTTTCCGACGATCCCGACGCGTTGGTGACTCGCCCGCCGATCGTGACCTTCCTGGGGCACGTCGACCACGGGAAAACCAGTTTGCTGGACTACTTGATCGGGATCAACGTCGTCAGCGGCGAAGCCGGCGGGATCACCCAGCACATCCGTGCCTACGAAATCGAAAAAGACGGCCGCAGCGTCACCTTTGTCGATACGCCGGGTCACGAAGCGTTCACCGAAATGCGTGCCCGTGGTGCCAACGTCACCGACATCGCCGTCCTGGTCGTGGCCGCCGATGACGGCATCATGCCGCAGACCGAAGAAGCGATCAGCCACGCCAAGGCGGCCGAGGTTCCGATCGTCGTCGCGCTCAACAAGATCGACTTGGAAGGCGTCGACTCCAACCGGGTCATGACGCAATTGACCGAACATCAATTGACGCCCAGCGCGTGGGGCGGCGACGTCGAAGTCGTTCCGACCAGTGCGATCACCGGTGCCGGCATGGACGAATTGCTGGAAACGCTGCTGACGATCGCCGAGCTGAACGAATACACGGCCAACCCCGACCGCAACGCCTTGGGCGTGTGTCTGGAATCGGAGCAACAGGGTGACCGCGGTGTCGTCGCCAAACTGGTCGTGCAAAACGGCACCCTCCGCGTCGGCGATATCCTGGTCTGCGGCCCCACCTACGGCCGGGTCCGCGCGATGACCAACACCTTGACCGGGGAAGCGATGACCGAAGCCGGTCCGAGCACACCGGTCAGTGTGATGGGTCTGGAAGACCCGCCGGGTGCGGGCGACCGATTCCACGTGTTGGAAGACATCACCGACGCCCGCGAAATCGCCGCGTCACGTGCCGACGCGTCCAGTCGACAAACGCTCTCGGGCAACACCACCGCCGTCTCGTTCGAGAATTTCCAAGAGATGCTGCAAGGCGGTCGCTTGGGACAGACCGAAGAAAAGGTCAAACTGAACGTCATCGTCCGTGCCGACGTCAAAGGGTCGTTGGAAGCGATCGACAAAGAACTGGGCAAGTTCGATCACCCGGAAGTCGAGATCAAGGTGCTGCAACGCAGCGTCGGCGGCATCACGCTGGCCGATGTGACGCTAGCCAGTGCGTCCAACGCCGTCATCTTGGGATTCAATGTGATCCCCGACGAACAGGCTCGGTCGCTGGCCGACGAACGCGACGTTCAGATTCGACGCTACGACGTGATCTACAAGTTGACCGACGACATCCGGGCGATGATCGAGGGCCGACTGAAGCCGGAAGAACGCGTCGTCGAACTCGGACGGGCACTCGTCAAACAAGTCTTTTCGATCAGCCGCGTCGGTACGATCGCCGGTTGTTACGTCGCACAGGGTTCGATCCAACGCGGTTGTCGCATCCGTGTCAATCGCGACGGTCGAACGATCGGCGATTACGCACTGGATTCGCTGCGACGTATCAAAGAAGACGTCAAAGAAGTGCCTCGTGGAATGGAGTGCGGGATTCGTTTACAAGGCTTCAATGACGTCAAACAGGATGACGTGTTGGAAGCGTACCGAATCGAAGAAGTGGCCCGAACGTTGGATTGA
- the rbfA gene encoding 30S ribosome-binding factor RbfA — protein sequence MTSRRMLKAAEAIREVVASAILTEIRDPRVKDVTVIGVEVTPDMREATVSISVMGDEAQKQRSLRGLQNSAGFLQSKIANRIDTRYTPRLQFELNRGMENAMVVGELLGKIRREKQAEQSAATEDSDVDPAPIDGDPPTSATGAPESS from the coding sequence GTGACCAGTCGTCGAATGTTGAAAGCCGCCGAAGCGATCCGCGAGGTCGTCGCGTCGGCTATCTTGACCGAAATTAGAGACCCCCGCGTCAAAGACGTGACCGTCATCGGTGTCGAAGTAACGCCCGACATGCGCGAAGCCACCGTTTCCATCAGCGTGATGGGCGACGAAGCGCAGAAGCAACGCTCGCTCCGCGGGCTGCAGAACTCCGCCGGTTTTCTGCAGTCAAAGATCGCCAACCGTATCGACACGCGGTACACGCCCCGCCTGCAATTTGAACTCAACCGCGGCATGGAAAACGCCATGGTTGTGGGCGAATTGCTCGGCAAGATCCGCCGTGAAAAACAGGCCGAACAGTCCGCCGCGACGGAAGATTCCGACGTCGATCCGGCGCCGATCGATGGCGATCCCCCGACATCCGCGACCGGCGCCCCAGAATCTTCGTGA
- a CDS encoding YebC/PmpR family DNA-binding transcriptional regulator yields MAGHSKWANIQHRKGRVDAARGKLWSKLSKAIIMAAQSGGGDPAANFKLRKAIDDAKAVSMPKDNITRAIKRGTGELGGDRVEEVLYEGYGPGGVAIMCESLTDNRNRTAPELRSIFSKLGGELGKTGCVSYLFDRKGLFVFDAQSVDEESVTLIALEHGGEDVEETDEGKLQVTCLPDHFDALSDAFEAAELETEVKQVTLIPQTTVDVDEATGQKAMRLLEQLDDHDDVQNVSTNLNITDEMMAGE; encoded by the coding sequence ATGGCAGGTCACTCGAAATGGGCGAACATTCAGCACCGCAAAGGTCGCGTGGATGCCGCCCGCGGTAAACTTTGGAGCAAGCTGAGCAAGGCGATCATCATGGCGGCCCAGTCCGGCGGTGGTGATCCGGCGGCCAACTTCAAATTGCGCAAAGCGATCGACGACGCCAAAGCCGTCAGTATGCCCAAAGACAACATCACCCGTGCGATCAAACGCGGCACCGGTGAACTGGGCGGTGATCGTGTGGAGGAAGTGCTGTACGAAGGGTACGGGCCCGGCGGCGTCGCGATCATGTGCGAAAGCTTGACCGACAACCGCAATCGCACCGCCCCCGAACTGCGATCGATCTTCTCCAAACTCGGCGGCGAACTCGGTAAAACCGGGTGCGTCTCCTACCTGTTTGACCGCAAAGGTTTGTTCGTCTTTGATGCCCAGTCGGTCGACGAAGAAAGTGTCACGCTGATCGCGCTCGAACACGGCGGGGAAGACGTCGAAGAAACCGATGAAGGCAAATTGCAAGTGACGTGCTTGCCCGATCACTTCGACGCACTTTCAGACGCCTTCGAAGCGGCCGAACTGGAGACGGAAGTCAAACAGGTCACGCTGATCCCACAAACGACCGTCGACGTCGATGAAGCCACCGGTCAAAAGGCGATGCGGTTGCTGGAACAACTGGACGACCACGATGACGTCCAGAACGTCAGCACCAATCTGAACATCACCGACGAGATGATGGCCGGCGAGTAG
- a CDS encoding vitamin B12-dependent ribonucleotide reductase gives MATVLPTQSQSSAGGDSDFEKVNEQHGLEYATRVFGTTLRGDRSGLKIDPVFCPADGKTPFATTQWELRSAAIKDENGNALFEQHNCEIPAKWSQLATNVVVSKYFYGDPKKMDERERSVRQLVHRVTRTIADWGLADGYFDTPADGENFYRDLTWLCLHQHGAFNSPVWFNVGLHQQYGVTGAKCNWAWSREENETFQPENPYEFPQGSACFIQAVEDNMEDIMRLACAEAMLFKFGSGTGTDLSTIRSSREKLSGGGTPSGPLSFMRVYDSIAGVVKSGGKTRRAAKMQSLKVWHPDILEFIESKWSEEKKAHALIREGYDSNFNGEAYSSVCFQNANLSVRLTDDYMHAVRDGQRWQTRWVTDKATGDAPSYDAKELLNKMSECAWHCGDPGVQYDTTINRWHTCPNSGAINASNPCSEYMFLDNTACNLASINLMKFAGSDGSFDVNRFRAAARLFFIAQEILVDHASYPTEPIARNSHKYRPLGLGYSNLGSLIMSRGMGYDSDAARGLCGSLTALMHGEANRTSAELAGVVGPFDGYSENEKPMLGVMRMHREAADQINDEGPAGLKQAAQKLWDDVLEIGERYGFRNAQATVLAPTGTISFMMDCDTTGIEPDIALVKYKQLAGGGMLKIVNQTVAQALKKLGYNTDQIEAILAFIDVNDTIEGAPELKTEHLPVFDCAFTPANGVRSISWRAHITMMAAAQPFLSGAISKTVNMPQDVTPSDIADAYYWGWELGLKAIAIYRDGSKQSQPLNTKSEDGEGAASQNVVTKTVEKIVYKPRRERLPDTRSSVTHKFTIAGHEGYLCVGQYPDGRPGEVFITMAKEGSTVGGIMDSFGTALSIALQYGVPLEVLVNKFSHTRFEPMGHTSNKDIRIAKSVVDYIARWLGLTFMSKDSSVSADPVPTVTSDPINSANGPEVVVADASIMASERAGLLASLAGGNGHAAKDGNRQDQFARFQIDAPSCDNCGSITVRNGNCYLCHNCGASMGCS, from the coding sequence ATGGCAACTGTTCTCCCCACTCAATCTCAGTCTTCGGCCGGTGGCGACTCTGACTTCGAAAAGGTCAACGAGCAACACGGGCTGGAGTATGCGACGCGCGTGTTTGGCACGACGCTTCGCGGCGACCGATCCGGACTGAAGATCGATCCCGTTTTTTGCCCGGCCGACGGCAAGACCCCGTTTGCGACGACGCAGTGGGAACTGCGTTCGGCTGCGATCAAGGATGAAAACGGCAATGCGCTGTTCGAACAGCACAACTGCGAAATCCCTGCCAAGTGGAGCCAGCTGGCGACCAACGTGGTGGTCAGCAAGTACTTTTACGGGGATCCCAAGAAGATGGACGAGCGGGAGCGCTCGGTCCGTCAGCTGGTGCACCGGGTGACGCGGACGATTGCGGACTGGGGGTTGGCCGACGGTTACTTCGACACGCCGGCCGACGGCGAGAATTTCTATCGCGATCTGACCTGGTTGTGTCTGCACCAGCACGGTGCGTTCAACAGCCCGGTCTGGTTCAACGTCGGTTTGCACCAGCAATACGGTGTGACCGGAGCGAAGTGCAACTGGGCGTGGAGCCGCGAGGAGAACGAAACGTTCCAGCCGGAGAATCCCTACGAATTTCCGCAGGGTAGTGCGTGCTTTATCCAAGCCGTCGAAGACAACATGGAAGACATCATGCGTCTGGCGTGTGCCGAGGCGATGCTGTTCAAATTCGGTTCGGGAACGGGAACGGATTTGTCGACGATCCGGTCCTCGCGCGAAAAGCTGTCCGGTGGTGGAACGCCTTCGGGGCCGCTGTCGTTCATGCGGGTGTATGACTCGATCGCCGGGGTGGTCAAAAGCGGCGGAAAGACACGCCGTGCGGCCAAGATGCAGTCGTTGAAGGTCTGGCATCCGGATATTTTGGAGTTCATCGAGAGCAAGTGGTCGGAGGAAAAGAAGGCCCATGCGTTGATTCGCGAAGGCTACGATTCGAACTTCAACGGTGAAGCCTACAGCAGTGTTTGTTTCCAGAACGCCAACCTGTCGGTCCGCTTGACGGACGATTACATGCACGCGGTCCGCGACGGCCAGCGTTGGCAGACGCGTTGGGTGACCGACAAGGCGACCGGCGACGCGCCGTCGTATGACGCCAAAGAACTGCTCAATAAGATGTCCGAGTGTGCCTGGCACTGCGGCGACCCCGGCGTCCAATACGACACGACGATCAACCGGTGGCACACCTGTCCCAACAGTGGTGCGATCAATGCGTCCAACCCGTGCTCGGAATACATGTTCCTGGACAACACGGCGTGCAACCTGGCATCGATCAACTTGATGAAGTTCGCCGGCAGCGACGGATCGTTTGACGTCAATCGATTCCGCGCGGCGGCTCGTCTGTTCTTCATCGCCCAAGAGATCCTGGTCGATCACGCCAGCTATCCGACCGAGCCGATCGCTCGCAACAGCCACAAGTATCGCCCGTTGGGACTCGGTTACAGCAACCTGGGATCGCTGATCATGTCGCGCGGGATGGGATACGATTCCGACGCCGCACGAGGGTTGTGCGGATCGTTGACCGCGTTGATGCACGGCGAAGCCAACCGCACCAGTGCCGAACTGGCCGGCGTGGTCGGTCCGTTCGACGGCTACAGCGAAAATGAAAAACCGATGCTCGGCGTGATGCGAATGCACCGCGAAGCGGCCGACCAGATCAACGATGAAGGCCCGGCCGGACTGAAGCAAGCCGCACAGAAGCTGTGGGATGACGTCTTGGAGATCGGTGAGCGGTACGGTTTCCGCAACGCCCAAGCGACGGTGTTGGCACCCACCGGCACGATCAGTTTCATGATGGATTGTGACACGACGGGGATCGAACCGGATATCGCGCTGGTCAAATACAAGCAGCTCGCCGGCGGGGGCATGTTGAAGATCGTCAACCAGACGGTCGCCCAGGCACTGAAGAAGCTCGGTTACAATACCGACCAGATCGAAGCGATCCTGGCCTTCATCGACGTCAACGACACGATCGAAGGTGCACCGGAATTGAAGACGGAGCACCTGCCGGTGTTTGATTGTGCCTTCACACCGGCCAACGGCGTGCGAAGCATTTCTTGGCGGGCCCACATCACGATGATGGCCGCCGCACAACCGTTCCTGTCCGGAGCGATCAGCAAGACCGTCAACATGCCGCAGGATGTGACTCCGTCGGATATCGCCGACGCCTACTACTGGGGTTGGGAATTGGGGCTCAAGGCCATCGCGATCTACCGCGACGGCAGCAAGCAGTCGCAACCGCTGAACACGAAATCCGAAGACGGCGAAGGGGCGGCCAGCCAGAACGTGGTCACCAAGACGGTCGAGAAGATCGTATACAAGCCGCGGCGGGAACGGTTGCCCGATACCCGCAGCAGCGTGACGCACAAGTTCACCATCGCCGGTCACGAAGGCTACCTGTGCGTCGGGCAGTACCCCGACGGACGACCGGGCGAAGTCTTCATCACGATGGCCAAAGAAGGTTCCACCGTCGGCGGCATCATGGACAGCTTCGGAACGGCGCTTTCCATCGCATTGCAATACGGCGTGCCGTTGGAAGTGCTGGTCAACAAGTTCAGCCACACCCGGTTCGAACCGATGGGCCACACCAGCAACAAGGACATTCGGATCGCCAAGAGCGTGGTCGACTACATCGCGCGATGGTTGGGGCTGACCTTCATGAGCAAGGATTCCAGTGTCTCGGCCGATCCGGTGCCGACGGTGACCAGCGATCCGATCAACAGCGCCAACGGTCCCGAGGTCGTCGTCGCCGATGCGTCCATCATGGCGTCCGAACGGGCCGGTTTGCTGGCCAGTCTGGCCGGTGGAAATGGTCATGCGGCCAAGGACGGAAATCGGCAAGACCAGTTTGCCAGATTCCAGATCGATGCCCCGAGCTGCGACAACTGTGGCAGCATCACGGTCCGCAACGGCAACTGCTACCTGTGTCACAATTGCGGCGCGAGCATGGGTTGCAGCTGA
- a CDS encoding YidH family protein, with amino-acid sequence MPSNHDPSSSQEAPPSPQPPRAVPDLALVRTDLANERTLLAYGRTALMLVATGVSLVKFLDVSFDFVVLGWGLIGCGAIVGAIGTYRFASLKQRLNKVREG; translated from the coding sequence ATGCCATCGAATCACGATCCGTCGAGTTCACAGGAAGCCCCACCTTCCCCCCAGCCGCCGCGAGCCGTGCCGGATTTGGCCCTTGTTCGGACCGACCTTGCCAACGAGCGAACCCTGCTGGCCTATGGTCGAACCGCGCTGATGTTGGTCGCTACGGGCGTCTCATTGGTTAAATTCTTGGACGTGTCGTTCGATTTCGTCGTGCTCGGATGGGGACTGATCGGCTGTGGCGCGATCGTCGGAGCGATCGGCACGTATCGATTCGCGTCCTTGAAACAACGGCTCAACAAAGTCCGCGAGGGTTAA
- a CDS encoding efflux RND transporter periplasmic adaptor subunit — protein sequence MPDDPWERCADALARLEDRLKSPIDRTLFPETADDLLQRLNAISALAIYFPADQLLCRRGQSLAGDPDLRCQHPVTESSSLAIHLWLQSSPPPDAATKQAIEEALPAIGNLLVAAVARIGLAQSQHELDALTELSDQLFAEGDADVRLHHIAAALAKSLRVDRLSLLRRSDARYVMIGCSVQARFDRRADQVWRTQKVAQAIDQELDARTSSVITLEHEDGDAIESFLRAGNATQLQATRLGADRILVIGECFESIPLDATKRGTGDLSPLRRQLFDAALADVLRRQGEKTWGRWRSTWQKPAARWRLAAAVAVLLVLCLYPMTIRVAADGRIVPQTQTVVHAPVDGQIARLECESGMEVTSGQVLCVFSSHDLELEITRLGGELITVEEQLQIAATRRGDESGQDIGSDRRVLEARRGGLRRQIALLEKRRDQLVVHSPIAGIVTLLMPDEDLGGLQTPRPVQRGDAVIRVINPADGYRVELDVPDREVGYVLAALERQTDDPVECRFRLRSQPQRQRRGTLLGLDPSASLDRFGRLIVAASVQPHEHDITFNADSGVVGWIDCNPAAAGFVLSRKVIEQLRLWGWL from the coding sequence ATGCCCGATGATCCGTGGGAACGGTGTGCCGACGCCCTCGCGCGGCTTGAGGACCGCCTGAAGTCACCGATCGACCGTACCCTCTTTCCCGAGACAGCCGACGACCTCTTGCAGCGATTGAACGCTATTTCGGCCCTCGCGATCTATTTTCCTGCCGATCAACTGCTCTGTCGTCGCGGCCAATCACTCGCCGGGGATCCGGATCTGCGATGTCAGCATCCGGTGACGGAATCTTCGTCGCTGGCGATTCATCTGTGGCTGCAATCCTCCCCGCCACCCGACGCGGCGACAAAGCAGGCGATCGAGGAAGCGTTGCCGGCGATCGGCAACCTTTTGGTCGCGGCGGTCGCCCGAATCGGTTTGGCTCAATCACAACACGAACTTGACGCGCTCACGGAGCTAAGCGATCAACTGTTTGCCGAGGGTGATGCCGACGTGCGATTGCACCACATCGCCGCCGCGTTGGCCAAGTCGTTGCGTGTCGATCGATTGAGCCTGCTACGACGATCGGATGCACGCTATGTAATGATCGGTTGCTCGGTCCAAGCTCGATTCGACCGACGAGCCGACCAGGTGTGGCGGACGCAAAAAGTCGCTCAAGCAATCGATCAAGAACTGGATGCCCGTACGAGTTCGGTCATCACGCTGGAACACGAAGACGGCGATGCGATTGAGTCGTTCCTGCGAGCGGGGAACGCCACGCAACTGCAGGCGACTCGGCTGGGGGCGGATCGAATTCTGGTGATCGGCGAGTGTTTCGAATCGATACCACTCGACGCGACGAAACGGGGCACCGGCGATCTTTCACCACTACGTCGCCAGTTGTTTGATGCCGCCCTAGCGGACGTCCTCCGCCGCCAAGGTGAAAAGACTTGGGGCCGGTGGCGATCGACTTGGCAGAAACCGGCCGCCCGCTGGCGACTGGCCGCTGCGGTCGCGGTGTTGCTGGTTCTTTGCCTGTATCCGATGACCATTCGTGTCGCTGCCGACGGCCGCATCGTCCCGCAAACCCAAACCGTCGTCCACGCCCCCGTGGACGGACAAATCGCGCGTCTGGAATGCGAATCCGGGATGGAAGTGACCAGTGGTCAGGTACTCTGTGTATTCTCCAGCCATGACTTGGAATTGGAAATCACACGACTAGGCGGCGAATTGATCACCGTCGAGGAACAGTTACAAATCGCGGCGACGCGGCGCGGCGACGAGTCCGGCCAGGACATCGGGTCGGATCGTCGAGTCTTGGAAGCCCGCCGCGGTGGACTTCGGCGGCAGATCGCCTTGCTGGAAAAACGCCGCGACCAGTTGGTCGTGCACAGTCCGATTGCGGGGATCGTCACGTTGTTGATGCCGGACGAAGATTTAGGCGGCCTGCAGACACCTCGACCGGTTCAACGCGGCGACGCCGTGATTCGCGTGATCAATCCGGCCGACGGGTATCGGGTCGAATTGGACGTGCCCGATCGTGAAGTCGGCTACGTGTTGGCCGCCTTGGAACGACAAACAGATGATCCGGTCGAGTGTCGATTCCGGCTGCGGTCTCAACCCCAGCGGCAGCGCCGCGGAACGCTGCTGGGGTTGGATCCATCGGCCTCGCTGGATCGCTTCGGGCGCTTGATCGTTGCGGCTTCGGTCCAGCCACACGAACACGACATCACGTTCAACGCCGACTCCGGAGTGGTCGGCTGGATCGACTGCAATCCGGCAGCCGCCGGATTCGTCCTCTCTCGCAAGGTGATCGAGCAACTCAGACTATGGGGATGGCTATGA